The following proteins come from a genomic window of Anopheles ziemanni chromosome 3, idAnoZiCoDA_A2_x.2, whole genome shotgun sequence:
- the LOC131287488 gene encoding uncharacterized protein LOC131287488: protein MAFAYKVVVGVLCLAALAVALPADEARSSHNSISGGDSDLFGSISKECASADSLTCVKRKLFTFFDRVIAKRSVFSLTEGVTVVKTPGAAAETEGAPRALTGDESLEQLILSRVQSFLSSHTIKVDLKGADIVNAVTSTGRALEDVSENLLDEEEGTGEARGKKKKAAKILGPLLLAVALKAAALLPLLLGAIALIAGKALLIGKIALVLSAIIGLKKLLSQEKHVTYEVVAHPHHSTSHTSSHGDAYSLGGSYGGGDVGGYSASSGHGGWSRSIKDAQDIAYNGQKP, encoded by the coding sequence ATGGCCTTCGCTTACAAAGTCGTAGTCGGTGTGCTGTGTTTGGCGGCCCTGGCCGTGGCCTTGCCGGCCGACGAGGCGCGCTCCTCGCATAACTCCATCTCCGGCGGCGACAGCGACCTGTTCGGCAGCATCTCCAAGGAGTGCGCGTCCGCCGACTCGCTGACCTGCGTCAAGCGAAAGCTGTTCACGTTCTTCGATCGCGTCATCGCCAAGCGCAGCGTGTTCTCGCTCACCGAGGGTGTGACGGTGGTGAAGACCCCGGGTGCGGCCGCTGAGACCGAGGGTGCCCCGCGGGCCCTTACCGGTGATGAGTCGCTCGAGCAGCTGATCCTGTCCCGTGTGCAGTCCTTCCTGTCCTCGCACACCATCAAGGTCGACCTGAAGGGCGCCGACATTGTGAATGCCGTCACCTCGACCGGCCGCGCGCTTGAGGACGTGTCGGAGAACCTGCTCGACGAGGAGGAGGGAACCGGTGAGGCCCgtggcaagaagaagaaggccgCCAAGATCCTTGGCCCGCTGCTGCTCGCCGTCGCACTGAAGGCCGCCGccctgctgccgctgctgctcggAGCGATCGCCCTGATCGCCGGTAAGGCGCTGCTCATCGGCAAGATCGCCCTGGTTCTGTCCGCCATCATCGGTCTGAAGAAGCTGCTGTCGCAGGAGAAGCACGTCACGTACGAGGTCGTCGCTCACCCGCACCACTCCACCAGCCACACGTCCAGCCACGGCGATGCCTACTCGCTCGGCGGATCCTATGGAGGCGGTGACGTCGGCGGATACAGCGCCAGCTCTGGCCACGGTGGCTGGTCGCGCTCGATCAAGGACGCCCAGGACATCGCCTACAACGGCCAGAAGCCCTAA